Proteins encoded by one window of Haladaptatus sp. ZSTT2:
- a CDS encoding DEAD/DEAH box helicase family protein: MTSTFKTPAWVEPREYQQEAVRAWFKHNGQGMYNMATGTGKTITSLLTAGQVAANFDQLFLVIAVPYQHLVDQWAGDVREFGVEPVLAYKSRRQWQGTLERQLAAYHAGARDAVVVIVTHATFASKPFQRLVARIPSRSAMLIADEAHHLGAPHLRSGLSERFKQRLALSATPERWYDEEGTEELMEYFSGVVYEYGLQAAIKNGALCPYYYIPHIVQLTADETEEYLTLTRTIGRLASRFNGNLSDADLQGNSSLQFALFKRARLVGTAENKLTRLNELIDQMDSVDHTLVYCGDGSIGNEETGKMKRHVDAAVDELRAKGLRVNRFTARETQADREKLLEEFRQGELEALVAIRCLDEGVDVPATRTAFMLASSSNPRQFVQRRGRILRTHPGKEFAVIHDFIAVPAGGGSLTGLEGDAFNAERSLIRSELERVSTFTEAAINHPDADVPGIPSGEGSLRELKRMYNLRHM, encoded by the coding sequence ATGACGTCCACTTTCAAGACACCTGCGTGGGTTGAACCGCGGGAGTATCAGCAAGAAGCAGTTCGTGCCTGGTTCAAACACAATGGCCAGGGCATGTACAACATGGCTACTGGTACGGGCAAGACGATCACCTCACTGTTGACCGCAGGGCAGGTAGCAGCGAACTTCGACCAGTTATTCCTCGTGATCGCTGTACCCTATCAACATCTGGTTGACCAATGGGCGGGCGATGTCCGCGAGTTTGGCGTTGAACCAGTTCTTGCGTATAAGTCTCGTCGCCAATGGCAGGGGACTCTGGAACGTCAGCTTGCTGCGTACCACGCTGGGGCACGAGATGCAGTCGTTGTTATTGTGACCCACGCAACGTTTGCGAGCAAGCCGTTCCAACGGCTGGTTGCGAGGATTCCGTCTCGGTCAGCAATGCTGATCGCTGATGAAGCGCATCATCTGGGTGCGCCTCATCTTCGTTCAGGATTGTCAGAGAGATTCAAGCAGCGATTGGCCCTCTCTGCCACCCCGGAACGGTGGTACGACGAAGAGGGAACAGAGGAACTGATGGAGTACTTTAGTGGAGTAGTCTATGAGTATGGCCTGCAGGCCGCAATCAAAAACGGTGCATTGTGTCCATACTACTATATCCCCCACATCGTTCAGCTGACGGCCGATGAAACGGAAGAATACCTCACACTGACGAGAACGATTGGTCGGCTCGCAAGTCGATTCAATGGAAATCTGTCCGATGCAGACCTGCAGGGAAACAGCTCGCTACAATTTGCGCTGTTCAAGCGGGCACGACTGGTGGGGACAGCAGAAAATAAACTCACTCGGCTGAACGAGCTTATCGACCAAATGGATTCAGTGGACCATACGCTCGTATACTGTGGGGATGGGTCTATCGGAAATGAAGAAACAGGCAAGATGAAACGCCACGTCGATGCAGCAGTCGATGAACTCCGAGCCAAAGGGTTGCGCGTAAATCGCTTCACTGCACGTGAAACCCAAGCCGACCGCGAAAAACTCCTTGAGGAGTTTCGACAAGGCGAATTGGAGGCATTAGTGGCGATTCGATGTTTAGACGAAGGTGTAGACGTGCCCGCCACCCGAACTGCGTTCATGCTCGCGAGTTCATCAAACCCACGTCAATTTGTCCAACGTCGTGGTCGGATTCTTCGCACCCATCCTGGGAAGGAGTTCGCCGTGATTCATGACTTTATCGCAGTGCCAGCTGGAGGTGGGAGCCTAACAGGCCTTGAAGGAGATGCATTCAACGCTGAGCGCTCACTTATCCGGAGCGAACTTGAGCGAGTTTCAACGTTCACCGAAGCGGCGATAAATCATCCCGATGCTGATGTTCCCGGAATTCCATCAGGCGAAGGCTCGTTGCGTGAACTCAAGCGGATGTATAATTTACGACACATGTGA